From Mytilus edulis chromosome 8, xbMytEdul2.2, whole genome shotgun sequence, one genomic window encodes:
- the LOC139485211 gene encoding zinc finger protein 271-like: MLNNERDLVTRLLKQNIVTLCKETVSYDTQLEIDGIICISTGNESQQIVVKVHNFFQKLGNKSPTPRKHTEQSKQSPNDHVWKTNTEAKRYPIGQFNVQKDQNEIWQKQLQKYKNDIKLQNETNGGIVDNNNDATSNGYDENHVEHNSQTVSPQIPKTITSLEQDETSFQGENDKGISNESSSGSDTMDYEDNAMNDDVVNGANDNLSNPHIISFHENGDVISEMPGQSPVKMSPTDVQTSFIDMKSPRKHSSRDENSMIECKLGKNCNTDEDLSKVPIRQVRDIQCKRCGTILSDGQSFEQHNTDVHSVYTCRVCFNTFTCRNNMKRHMRLHTGFRPYTCKLCSESFTRKDDIKRHLIRHSFDKPFRCNVCRKGYMDRKTVKNHIRKEHHSKIIHICQTCGEAFDNSVKFQDHKKNHPELKMFQCSLCKFTGSNLLTYNKHQLIHEIKKDYCCEPCDLKFGDPFRYTTHLRKHRSDPNFISYRCCFCNLKLSSYDLFMRHEHSHDQSKQFTCFVCMKQFQNDASLKEHKRSHPTYNCGNETPPPSLLPNVIASRLMAQQPIFPSFMSSYSSAGILPEALDQPIDATVAASTLELVKTEFPKPETKNDIESMEQSFQPTQSTENNDYWCAECQHGFATEEHLTEHIVLAHEGSVLDNDAELRNTTDYSSKTDKQNEFAKIPKSELFEMSDNDESCDELENLEIHENISRSGSPSAIRYTPVPIFSNSRLSKRSKAREESKAEGDCNIQPESIDFKDERSSDGAGVPLLDTGDNSSSPKTDEYYENIKGDKNFHAQTHFSCSICFLSFSDFEPYDLHSSMVHRKYICHFCGKDFTSRPNRDRHVRYHTGEKPFKCDVCHQSFVRGDDLRYHRTSKHPDVKPYTCTICGLSFPWTKDLERHAKTHGIS; the protein is encoded by the coding sequence ATGTTAAACAACGAGAGAGATCTAGTTACAAGACtattaaagcaaaatattgtcACGTTGTGTAAGGAGACCGTTTCATACGACACGCAACTAGAAATAGACGGCATTATTTGTATCTCAACCGGTAATGAATCCCAGCAAATAGTAGTCAAGGTACATAACTTCTTCCAAAAACTTGGAAATAAATCACCAACTCCACGGAAACATACCGAGCAATCAAAACAATCACCGAATGATCATGTTTGGAAGACAAACACGGAAGCAAAGAGGTACCCAATAGGTCAATTCAATGTTCAAAAAGATcaaaatgaaatttggcaaaagcagcttcaaaaatacaaaaatgatataaaactacaaaatgaaACGAATGGTGGGATTGTAGACAATAATAACGATGCGACTTCTAATGGATATGACGAGAACCACGTGGAACACAACAGCCAAACCGTCTCGCCACAAATTCCAAAGACAATAACTAGTCTGGAGCAGGACGAAACCAGTTTTCAAGGAGAAAACGACAAAGGAATTTCAAATGAATCCTCAAGTGGAAGCGATACAATGGATTATGAAGATAATGCAATGAATGATGATGTTGTTAATGGAGCTAACGATAATCTCAGTAATCCACATATAATATCGTTTCACGAAAATGGAGACGTGATTTCGGAAATGCCAGGACAAAGTCCGGTTAAAATGTCACCAACTGACGTACAAACTAGCTTTATCGACATGAAATCACCAAGGAAACATTCTTCGCGCGACGAAAACTCGATGATTGAATGTAAATTGGGTAAAAACTGCAATACTGACGAAGATTTGTCAAAGGTGCCGATACGACAAGTTCGAGATATACAGTGCAAACGCTGTGGTACTATACTGTCAGACGGACAATCGTTTGAGCAGCATAACACGGATGTCCATAGCGTGTATACCTGTAGGGTTTGTTTTAATACTTTCACCTGTAGAAATAATATGAAGCGCCACATGCGACTCCACACTGGATTTCGACCATATACTTGCAAGCTATGCTCCGAAAGTTTCACGCGTAAAGACGATATAAAACGTCATCTTATACGCCATAGCTTTGATAAACCGTTCCGCTGTAATGTCTGTAGGAAGGGATATATGGATCGGAAAACCGTGAAGAATCATATACGTAAAGAACACCACTCTAAAATAATTCACATTTGTCAGACATGCGGGGAAGCATTTGATAACTCTGTCAAATTTCAAGATCACAAAAAGAATCACCCAGAACTTAAAATGTTTCAGTGTTCATTATGCAAATTTACTGGGTCAAACTTATTGACCTATAATAAACATCAGTTAATACACGAGATAAAGAAGGATTATTGCTGTGAACCATGTGACCTTAAATTTGGAGACCCTTTCCGATACACAACACATTTAAGAAAACACCGGTCTGATCCTAACTTTATCAGCTATCGatgttgtttttgtaatttaaagcTTTCAAGTTATGATCTTTTCATGCGACACGAACATAGTCATGACCAATCAAAACAGTTCACGTGCTTTGTTTGTATGAAACAGTTTCAAAACGATGCCTCACTGAAGGAACACAAACGAAGCCATCCTACATACAATTGTGGAAATGAGACACCTCCACCAAGCTTGCTACCGAATGTTATTGCGTCCCGTTTGATGGCTCAACAACCTATTTTCCCATCTTTTATGAGTTCATACTCCTCAGCAGGTATATTACCTGAAGCACTTGATCAACCAATAGACGCAACAGTTGCAGCTTCAACATTAGAACTGGTCAAAACCGAATTTCCAAAGCCGGAAACAAAAAATGACATTGAATCAATGGAACAGTCATTTCAACCCACACAAAGTACCGAGAACAACGACTATTGGTGTGCAGAATGCCAACATGGATTTGCAACCGAAGAACACTTGACGGAGCATATAGTCCTTGCTCATGAAGGAAGTGTTTTGGATAACGATGCTGAATTAAGGAATACAACCGACTATTCTTCCAAAACAGACAAGCAAAACGAATTTGCAAAAATACCGAAATCTGAATTGTTCGAGATGTCTGATAACGACGAATCCTGCGACGAATTAGAAAATCTGGAAATACACGAGAATATATCTAGATCTGGTTCACCGAGCGCCATAAGATATACTCCAGTTCCAATATTTAGTAACTCAAGACTTAGCAAAAGATCAAAAGCCCGCGAAGAATCGAAAGCAGAAGGTGACTGTAATATTCAACCTGAGTCAATCGACTTTAAAGACGAAAGGTCAAGCGACGGTGCTGGTGTCCCATTACTCGACACAGGAGACAACTCGTCAAGTCCAAAAACGGATGAATACTATGAAAACATTAAAGGGGACAAGAACTTTCACGCACAAACTCATTTTTCATGCAGTATTTGCTTTCTGAGTTTTTCTGACTTTGAGCCATATGATCTGCACAGCAGTATGGTACATCGGAAGTACATATGCCATTTTTGTGGGAAAGATTTTACGTCACGCCCAAATCGCGATCGACACGTGAGGTACCACACAGGAGAAAAACCGTTCAAGTGTGACGTCTGTCATCAGAGTTTTGTTCGAGGGGACGATCTACGCTACCACAGAACATCAAAGCACCCAGATGTGAAGCCATACACATGTACTATTTGTGGTTTGTCCTTTCCTTGGACGAAAGATTTAGAGAGACATGCAAAAACCCATGGAATAAGTTGA